The proteins below come from a single Xyrauchen texanus isolate HMW12.3.18 chromosome 3, RBS_HiC_50CHRs, whole genome shotgun sequence genomic window:
- the zc4h2 gene encoding zinc finger C4H2 domain-containing protein: protein MAEEQEIMCKLENIKEIRNKTLQMEKIKSRLRSEFESLESEEKHLREYKQEMDLLLQEKMAHVEELRLIHADINVMENTIKQSESDLNKLLESTRRLHDEYKPLKEHVDALRMTLGLQRLPDLSQEEEKLSLDYFEKQKAEWQTEPQEPPIPESLAAAAAAAQQLQAARKQDARQTATFRQQPPPMKACLSCHQQIHRNAPICPLCKAKSRSRNPKKPKRKPDE from the exons ATGGCAGAGGAGCAGGAGATAATGTGCAAGCTAGAAAACATCAAAGAAATACG GAATAAGACACTTCAGATGGAGAAGATTAAATCTCGACTGAGAAGTGAATTTGAATCTCTTGAATCAGAAGAAAAGCACCTGAGAGAGTATAAACAGGAAATGGATCTTTTGCTGCAGGAGAAAATGGCTCATGTAGAGGAGCTCCGTCTCATACATGCTGATATTAATGTG ATGGAAAACACTATCAAACAGTCCGAGAGTGACTTAAACAAACTGCTGGAGTCGACCAGACGTCTCCATGATGAATACAAGCCTTTGAAAGAACACGTGGATGCCCTGAGAATGACCCTTGGCTTGCAGAGACTCCCCGACCTCAGCCAGGAGGAAGAGAAACTCTCACTGGA TTACTTTGAAAAGCAAAAGGCTGAATGGCAGACAGAACCTCAGGAGCCACCTATCCCTGAATCCCTTGCTGCAGCCGCAGCTGCAGCACAACAGCTTCAAGCTGCACGGAAACAGGACGCCAGGCAGACAGCAACATTCCGCCAACAGCCTCCACCCATGAAG GCATGTTTGTCTTGCCACCAGCAGATCCATCGGAATGCCCCAATCTGTCCTCTCTGCAAAGCCAAAAGTCGCTCACGCAACCCCAAAAAACCCAAGAGAAAACCTGATGagtaa
- the mtmr8 gene encoding myotubularin-related protein 8 yields MEHIITPKVEYVKLLNRYTEKKSTLGTLYLTATHLIYVEQTDNIREETWVLHHHIASVEKPSLTTSGCPLLIHCKTFQQLHLMFQRERECQDVYQSLLRLSKPVKEELYAFLYNPHQSEEDRRQGWELINVANDFSRMGLSNEYWEISELNRNYEICSTYPSVLGLPKSANLATVTGSAKFRSRGRLPALSYYHKDTKAAICRCSQPLSGLNSRCVEDEQMLQAISQANPNCPFIYVVDTRPKLNAMANRAAGKGYENEDNYSNIRFHFQGIENIHIMRSSLQKLLEVCSLKSPSMSDYLIGLENSGWLRHIKSVMDAGLFLAKAVSEERASVLVHCSDGWDRTAQVCSLACILLDPYYRTLKGLLVLIEKEWISFGHKFSHRCGHLDTDPKEVSPVFTQFLESVWQLSEQFPCAFEFNERYLIEIHDEVYACQYGNFIGNCQKERLEMKLREKTFSLWPHLLENQQQYRNPLYRRSLKSSVLRPSTLPLHFKFWCGMYNHYDKGMHPRQSVLDRLLSLTQRQVEGERTMTDLQRQLAVADGVLPDPSGPIYTPAEKDSQNETTPTTSVVQSNVSCTPLTNGAAEEVGPDSEHCKETEGAEPAATKHDLTSSKDKPVSVETEHFKEEVQESS; encoded by the exons ATGGAGCACATAATAACGCCAAAG GTGGAGTATGTGAAACTACTGAACAGGTACACAGAAAAGAAGTCTACACTGGGCACTCTATACCTGACCGCTACTCACCTTATCTATGTGGAACAAACCGACAACATCCGTGAAGAAACATGG GTACTACATCATCACATTGCATCTGTAGAGAAGCCTTCACTAACCACATCTGGCTGTCCACTACTGATTCACTGCAAAACCTTTCAGCAGCTTCATCTGATgttccaaagagagagagagtgtcaggATGTCTACCAGTCACTGCTGCGCCTCTCTAAACCAG TCAAAGAGGAGTTGTATGCTTTCCTATATAATCCGCACCAAAGTGAGGAGGACAGGCGGCAGGGTTGGGAACTCATCAATGTGGCGAATGATTTTAGCAGGATGGGCCTCTCCAATGAATATTGGGAGATCAGTGAACTCAACAGGAACTATGAG ATCTGCAGCACTTATCCATCTGTCCTAGGACTCCCCAAAAGCGCCAACCTGGCTACGGTAACAGGCAGTGCCAAGTTTAGGAGCCGGGGCAGACTGCCTGCTCTATCTTACTATCACAAAGATACaaag GCTGCGATCTGTCGCTGCAGTCAGCCATTGTCCGGTCTGAACTCGCGCTGCGTGGAAGACGAGCAGATGCTTCAGGCCATCAGCCAAGCGAACCCCAACTGTCCTTTTATATATGTAGTGGACACACGGCCTAAG TTGAACGCAATGGCTAACCGTGCAGCTGGTAAAGGCTATGAGAACGAGGACAACTACTCCAATATCAGATTCCACTTCCAAGGGATTGAAAACATCCACATCATGAGAAGCAGCCTTCAGAAACTGCTGGAGG TGTGTTCATTGAAGTCCCCATCTATGAGTGACTATCTAATAGGGCTTGAAAACTCAGGCTGGCTGAGGCACATCAAATCTGTAATGGATGCAGGCTTGTTCCTTGCCAAG GCCGTTTCTGAGGAGAGGGCGAGTGTGCTAGTGCATTGTTCGGATGGATGGGACAGAACTGCACAGGTGTGCTCTCTGGCTTGCATACTGCTGGACCCATACTACAGAACACTCAAAGGACTCCTG GTTTTGATAGAAAAGGAGTGGATATCTTTTGGTCATAAATTTAGTCACAG GTGTGGCCATCTGGACACTGACCCAAAGGAAGTGTCTCCTGTGTTTACCCAGTTCCTGGAGAGTGTGTGGCAGCTATCAGAACAGTTCCCCTGCGCGTTTGAGTTCAATGAACGTTACCTCATAGAAATCCATGACGAGGTGTATGCCTGCCAGTATGGAAACTTTATCGGCAACTGTCAGAAAGAGAGGCTGGAAATGAA GTTGCGTGAAAAGACGTTTTCCTTGTGGCCGCATCTTCTGGAGAACCAGCAACAGTATCGAAACCCCTTGTACCGGCGTTCATTAAAGAGCTCAGTACTCAGACCCAGCACTTTACCACTGCACTTTAA GTTCTGGTGTGGGATGTATAACCACTATGACAAAGGCATGCACCCAAGACAGTCTGTTCTAGACCGACTACTCTCTCTCACGCAGAGGCAGGTAGAAGGAGAGAGGACCATGACTGATCTCCAGAGA CAGCTGGCTGTTGCTGATGGGGTTCTCCCTGATCCATCTGGACCAATATACACACCTGCAGAAAAGGACAGTCAAAATGAGACGACCCCCACCACTTCTGTTGTCCAATCAAATGTAAGCTGCACTCCTTTGACTAATGGTGCTGCGGAGGAGGTGGGGCCAGATTCAGAACACTGCAAAGAGACAGAAGGGGCGGAGCCAGCAGCCACCAAACATGATCTGACCTCCTCTAAGGACAAACCTGTTTCTGTGGAAACAGAGCATTTCAAAGAGGAGGTGCAAGAATCTTC